In Antechinus flavipes isolate AdamAnt ecotype Samford, QLD, Australia chromosome 3, AdamAnt_v2, whole genome shotgun sequence, a genomic segment contains:
- the CCNL1 gene encoding cyclin-L1 isoform X2, with product MASGPHPIPAAASASSASSSSASAPASSSSAASSSSAPAVTAAASGGPVSAASGSGPAAGILIGDRLYSEVSLTIDHSLIPEERLSPTPSMQDGLDLPSETDLRILGCELIQAAGILLRLPQVAMATGQVLFHRFFYSKSFVKHSFEIVAMACINLASKIEEAPRRIRDVINVFHHLRQLRGKRTPSPLILDQNYINTKNQVIKAERRVLKELGFCVHVKHPHKIIVMYLQVLECERNQTLVQTAWVVHDGKS from the exons ATGGCGTCCGGGCCTCACCCGATCCCGGCCGCGGCCTCGGCCTCCTCGGCCTCGTCCTCTTCGGCCTCGGCTCCCGCCTCCTCCTCGTCGGCCGCCTCTTCTTCCTCGGCCCCCGCGGTGACTGCGGCGGCCTCGGGGGGTCCGGTCTCGGCGGCCTCCGGCAGTGGCCCCGCGGCCGGAATCCTCATCGGCGACCGGCTGTACTCGGAGGTGTCGCTGACCATTGACCATTCGCTGATCCCGGAGGAGCGGCTGTCGCCCACGCCGTCGATGCAGGACGGCCTCGACCTGCCCAGCGAGACGGACCTACGCATCCTGGGATGCGAACTCATCCAGGCCGCCGGCATCTTGCTTCGGCTGCCCCAG GTGGCGATGGCGACGGGGCAGGTGCTGTTCCACCGCTTCTTCTACTCCAAGTCCTTCGTCAAACATAGTTTTGAG ATTGTTGCCATGGCATGTATCAATCTCGCTTCCAAAATTGAAGAAGCACCTCGTAGAATAAGAGATGTGATAAATGTTTTTCACCATTTACGACAGTTAAGAGGAAAAAG GACACCAAGCCCCCTGATCCTTGATCAGAACTACATAAACACCAAAAATCAAGTAATCAAGGCAGAGAGAAGGGTATTGAAGGAATTGGGATTTTGTGTACATGTCAAGCATCCACACAAG aTCATTGTTATGTATTTACAAGTCTTAGAATGTGAACGGAATCAAACCCTGGTTCAGACAGCCTG GGTAGTCCATGATGGTAAGTCATAG